TCGAATATGCGGAGTTTGCATTTCAAGGATGTTCCCATGAGAATGGCTGTTAAAATTATAATCGGTGTAGTGATCGCATTGTTTCTATTCGTTTTTATAGCGCGAAAAACAAGTTCAACTGTTCATGTTAGTCGAACATTCAATGCGCCTCTTGATAAAGTATGGAATGTATGGAACGATGTCGAATCCATGAAAAAATGGTGGGGACCGAAAGATTACACCGCTCCCGTGATAAAGAATGATTTTCGGGTAGGAGGTAGTTTTTTACTTTCTATGCAATCTCCTTCAGGTGAAATGTTTTGGAATTCCGGAACATACAAAGAAATCATTCCTAGCAAAAAGATCGTATCCATGATGGCTTTTTCTGATGAGAACGGAAAAATAGTCCCCGGCGCAGAAGTAAAAGTTCCCGGTATATGGCCGGATGAAATTTCGGTAACTGTTGAATTCAAAGAATCGAATGGAAAGACGGAAGTCACTGTGGAAGAAGTCGGTATCCCTTACATTATGAAGTTAATGGCGAAATTGGGTTGGGAACAACAATTCGATAAATTAGAAACACTATTCTTTCCTTAATTAACAAACGTTAATTTACGTTTGTTTTTGCGACCTCCCGAATCCTCCGGATTCGGGACCGGGCTGCTCCGGGCTCCGCTAACGCTGCGGTCGCTAATCGCGACCAAGCCCTGCGCATCCCTGGTCGGGAATCCGATATATGAAAAACGAATGGCAAAAAGGCGAACTTTTTCGTAAAAAATTTTCATTCGGCAGAGATTGACTTGTATTATCACCAAAGATATGTTAAAGAAACCTCATTGGGTGGCGGGTGGTTAACCCCACCCAATTCAGGGCGGGGAGATCCGTTCTAAAACTAAAAACGACATGGCTTTCCTTAAAAATTTATTCTCCAAATATTTCAACTTCGACCACTTTTTACCCCTATTTGCTTATTCATTCGGATTCGCGCTAATCCTTCTTACAGTTCATACTTTTTCAGTTTATTTCGAATTAAAAAGATCAAACCCTAACTATTCCCCATCCGGACGAAACATCGGTTCCGTGCACAAAGACAAATCGGAAAAAGAAAAAATCCAATCTCAAATCAGACAAATACAAACGATCGAACGTAGAAACAAAAATATAAATGAATTAAAATCGTTTGCCAAATGGTATTGTTTTTTACTAAATCATCTGAATGAAAAGTTCGACTTGCCGGATTCGCTCCTGCCTGAAAATAAAAATGCTCTCGATTTACTGAAACTATTCCAAACCAAACGGGAAAAAAATCTAACTCCGGAACAAATATCCTTTTTGATTTTATCAGACTATAACGACCATAAACTTTCCGATGCATTCATCCCGCAAAAACAAACCTTTATAGAAATTGCAGGTGTATCTTCTTTTTATCCGGATTTGTTTTTTGCAAAAGACATTTGGGAAAATCTGGCGAAAGATCCGGACAGGTTGTATCGACTTTTAGTTTTGATTTTAGAAACCAAAGAATCTTATAACGACACCGACCCTTCGCATATCGATTCCGATCTTTGGACTTATACATTATCCGAATACCGCTTTCATTTCAAAGAGATATTTGAAATGAAAGCAAAAGATGAAAGAACTTACATGTTGAACGTAAATTACAAAGTCATTCAGATAGAAAGTATTCCTTAGATATGTTGTTCTTTATTTTACAGAACTTCTCTTTCGAATGAAATCCAAAGTTTCAGCGATTCCATCTTCAAACGACGTCCTGGGAATCGGTCCGATGGTTTCTGTATATTTGCGGCCACTCAATTGCAAAGGATCTTCCATAAGATACATGATTTCCACAACTTCCCTTAAAAAAGAATCGAAGATTCCCAGTAAGGTCACTGTAAATCTTCCGAGTGAAATCACTTTGGACTTTCTGCCCAAATGAGTTTCCGCGATTCGAACGATTTCATTTCCCGAAATCATTGCACCGGGAATATTCCAATTTCCACCGAACGATTTTTCTTGTAAGGCGATCTCTACAATCATCTTTGCTGCATCGGGAAGATAAACATATTCCCTTTTGGGTTTTAAACTCCCGAAGAAAATCCCCAATTTTCCCAAGGCGAGTCCGTCCAAAGTAGGATTGAGATAAGCTAGCTTGCTAGTAGGTCCGTAGTAATCGGGAAGACGAACAATCAACGGCTTTGCTTTTTTCCAAATGCCGGAGAATATCATCTTTGCAAACTCCACTTTGATCTTTCCCTTTTTCGTATGAGCAAAGTAGGGATAATCTTCCTCAACCGGGTAACCTGGATTTTTCCCATAAACATAAACTCCATCGACAAATACTATTTTTTTACCGGTCTTCTCCGCGGCCTCCATCACGCTTTTACCAATTAACAATAGTTTGGCTTCCATCTCTTGGTAGGAAACATTTGCCGCCTGAAATACGACATCAGCCTTTTCAAAATAAGGAATTAAAGTTTCAGGCGAAAATACATCCCCGACCACGAGTTCCAGGTCTTTCGGATTTCCCCATTCTGCCGCCAATTTTACAAGGCTGGTTTGATACCTCCCCAGAATCACCGTAGGAATCTTCCTACGGACCAATTCCTCTGCGATCGCCTTCCCACTTCCGCCTGTTCCCCCGAGCACCAATGCTTTCTTCATAACATCCTTCCTTTTATTGATTGATCAATCACAACTAGAATCAAAAAAAAATCTCAAACCCTACCGCCATTGTTCAAGCTCAGCTCCGAGGAATTAAGCGCAAAAGCCAAATTGCATAAAAACCCGCGTGCCAAAAAATCCTTCGCCAGGATTTCCGTATCGCTGAGTCCTGCCTCATCGAATTTTTGCTGCACTAGTTTCTTAAGGTTTTCCAAAGACTTTTTTACTACCTTCTGAACGTTTTCCTCAGCAATCCCCCAAGTCTGGATCTGAAGTAGAATCTCATTCGGATTGCGCCTCATCAATTCTTCGTAGGAAGAAATCAGATCAGGCAGCAGAGTGTCATTTTTGCATTCTACTTTCGCAAATTCGGCCGCAATCCTGTCGTAAATCAATTCGACCACTTCCAGAAACAAAGCCTCCTTACTCTCAAAGAAACGATAGACATAGGGCTGAGAAATGCCTGCTTTCGCGGAAATATCCGCAGTAGTCACTTTATGATAGCCCAATTTGGCAAACACTTCAATGGCTGCTTCCAAAATGGCTGCCCTTCTTTCTTCGTAGAGATGGCTGTTCGGTTTCGTTTGCATCTTAAATTATTGATTGATCAATCACAACCTTATCATCAGGAAAATTTCCGTCAATAGAAAATATTTACCCGAGTGCGGCCAAGGGATCATCCCCTAGGGCTTTCCTTAGATCAACTGTTCACTCTAAAGTAAATTACATCTCCATCCTGGACGATGTATTCTTTTCCTTCGATGCGAAGTTTTCCTTCTTCTTTGACTTTCGCCGCATCGCCGGTCCTGTCCAGATCTTCATAACGCATCACTTCCGCCCGGATGTATCCCTTTTCAAAATCAGAGTGAATCACGGAAGCCGCGATGGGTCCGGTACTCGCTTTGGCAGTGGTCCAAGCTCTCACCTCTTCCACTCCTGCGGTAAAAAATGTGATAAGGCCAAGTAGTTTGTAAGAAGCCTGAATCATCCGCGAAAGGCCAGATTCTGTTTCTCCGATCTCTTCCAAAAAAGCGAGTTGGTCGTCTTTCTCCAATCCGGAAATCTCTTCTTCGAAACGACCGCATAACACTACCACTTCGGCACCTTCTTTGGCGGCATAGTCTTTGATAGTGTTTACATGAGGATTATTCGTATTTTTTACATCCGAATCGAGAATGTTTGCAACATATAATACGGGTTTGATTGTGATAAGATTGAATTTTTTGGCGATTTTGAATTCATCCTCCGTCAAAGAAACTGCGGCTGCGCGTAGTCCTTTTTTCAGACCATCCAAAATCTTTTCCATTACGGATCCGATTTCTATCGCTTCTTTGTTTCCCGCCTTCGCGGACTTCGCTATTTTCTGGAATTGTTTTTCCAAACTGTCC
The nucleotide sequence above comes from Leptospira kobayashii. Encoded proteins:
- the ychF gene encoding redox-regulated ATPase YchF; its protein translation is MGLNCGIVGLPNVGKSTIFNALTKAGAQMANYPFCTIEPNTGIVEVPDRRLERLASIYKPKRTIATTIEFVDIAGLVKGASQGEGLGNQFLSHIREVEAICHVVRAFEDENITHVHGKVDPIEDITVINYELILADLDSLEKQFQKIAKSAKAGNKEAIEIGSVMEKILDGLKKGLRAAAVSLTEDEFKIAKKFNLITIKPVLYVANILDSDVKNTNNPHVNTIKDYAAKEGAEVVVLCGRFEEEISGLEKDDQLAFLEEIGETESGLSRMIQASYKLLGLITFFTAGVEEVRAWTTAKASTGPIAASVIHSDFEKGYIRAEVMRYEDLDRTGDAAKVKEEGKLRIEGKEYIVQDGDVIYFRVNS
- a CDS encoding NAD-dependent epimerase/dehydratase family protein, with product MKKALVLGGTGGSGKAIAEELVRRKIPTVILGRYQTSLVKLAAEWGNPKDLELVVGDVFSPETLIPYFEKADVVFQAANVSYQEMEAKLLLIGKSVMEAAEKTGKKIVFVDGVYVYGKNPGYPVEEDYPYFAHTKKGKIKVEFAKMIFSGIWKKAKPLIVRLPDYYGPTSKLAYLNPTLDGLALGKLGIFFGSLKPKREYVYLPDAAKMIVEIALQEKSFGGNWNIPGAMISGNEIVRIAETHLGRKSKVISLGRFTVTLLGIFDSFLREVVEIMYLMEDPLQLSGRKYTETIGPIPRTSFEDGIAETLDFIRKRSSVK
- a CDS encoding TetR/AcrR family transcriptional regulator, with protein sequence MQTKPNSHLYEERRAAILEAAIEVFAKLGYHKVTTADISAKAGISQPYVYRFFESKEALFLEVVELIYDRIAAEFAKVECKNDTLLPDLISSYEELMRRNPNEILLQIQTWGIAEENVQKVVKKSLENLKKLVQQKFDEAGLSDTEILAKDFLARGFLCNLAFALNSSELSLNNGGRV
- a CDS encoding SRPBCC family protein; translated protein: MAVKIIIGVVIALFLFVFIARKTSSTVHVSRTFNAPLDKVWNVWNDVESMKKWWGPKDYTAPVIKNDFRVGGSFLLSMQSPSGEMFWNSGTYKEIIPSKKIVSMMAFSDENGKIVPGAEVKVPGIWPDEISVTVEFKESNGKTEVTVEEVGIPYIMKLMAKLGWEQQFDKLETLFFP